The nucleotide window GCCTTGACATCTCACTCTTTGGAAACAGGATAGCGGCAATAATAATCAGCGGGGACAGAATAATCGGCCTCAACAACGTCCCTGGAGTTGAGATAAGGGGCGAGGAGATTGAGAACGGCGTTAGGGCGGAAGTTATAATCGAGGACAACGTTGAGCTTCCCTTCCCCATCCACCTCTGCACAGGCTACTTGAAACGGGAGGGTTACCAGAGGGTAATCTTTGATATAACCGTCGGCAGGAACTCAAAGGTGAAGTTTACATCCCACTGCATCTTCCCTTACGCTAAAGACTTCAGGCACGATGCTCTAACTAAGATAGAAATAGGGAGGGACTCTACCGTAGTCTATGACGACGAGCACGTACACGGCGAGGGTGTGAGAATGGTGGGCAAGACTGAGGTTGATGTTGGCAAAAACAGCAGGTACACAGGCAGGTTTTCCCTTGTCAAATACCGGGTGGGGGAACTGAAACTCGAGATGAGTGCAAGGCTTGATGATAACGCCGTTGCGGAGCTTATATCAAAGGTGAAGGCGG belongs to Thermococcus sp. AM4 and includes:
- a CDS encoding SufD family Fe-S cluster assembly protein, with the protein product MVIKIDHVKEYEALVKVYQEEGLDISLFGNRIAAIIISGDRIIGLNNVPGVEIRGEEIENGVRAEVIIEDNVELPFPIHLCTGYLKREGYQRVIFDITVGRNSKVKFTSHCIFPYAKDFRHDALTKIEIGRDSTVVYDDEHVHGEGVRMVGKTEVDVGKNSRYTGRFSLVKYRVGELKLEMSARLDDNAVAELISKVKAVKDDFVEMREVICLEGAHSRGTLKSTVIAFDNSKVNVVNEAYGLGDYARAHVECHEIVKGNADVQTVPLLRVQNDKAELTHEASIGRINEAQLVQLMAKGLTEEEATELIIKGLLGE